Proteins encoded together in one Telopea speciosissima isolate NSW1024214 ecotype Mountain lineage chromosome 6, Tspe_v1, whole genome shotgun sequence window:
- the LOC122664016 gene encoding type III polyketide synthase A has translation MSTPNVNGGKRTNMPGKATVLALGKAFPQQLIPQEYLVEGYFRDTKCEDSVMKEKLERLCKTTTVKTRYTVMCKEILDKYPELTTEGSPTIQQRLEIANPAVLKMAIEASLACIKEWGRPVGDITHVVYVSSSEIRLPGGDLYLASQLGLRKDVGRVMLYFLGCYGGVSGLRVAKDIAENNPGSRVLLTTSETTILGYRPPNMSRPYDLVGAALFGDGAAAVIIGTDPLSDIESPFMELTYAVQQFLPGTHNVINGRLSEEGINFKLGRDLPQKIEENIEEFCKMLMEKADLKDYNDLFWAVHPGGPAILNRLESNLNLKPEKLQCSRKALMDYGNVSSNTIIYVMSYMREELKRRDDGEEWGLVLAFGPGITFEGILVRSLQ, from the exons ATGTCGACACCCAATGTCAATGGCGGAAAGCGCACTAACATGCCGGGAAAGGCCACCGTATTAGCACTTGGTAAGGCATTCCCTCAGCAACTGATCCCTCAGGAATATTTGGTTGAAGGCTACTTCCGAGATACTAAATGTGAGGATTCGGTCATGAAGGAGAAGTTAGAGCGTCTGT GCAAGACTACCACTGTGAAGACGAGGTACACAGTCATGTGTAAGGAGATCTTAGACAAGTACCCTGAATTAACAACAGAGGGCTCACCAACAATTCAACAAAGGCTTGAGATAGCAAACCCAGCAGTACTAAAGATGGCCATTGAAGCAAGCCTTGCTTGCATCAAGGAATGGGGAAGGCCAGTAGGAGATATCACCCATGTTGTCTATGTATCATCAAGTGAAATAAGGTTGCCTGGAGGAGACCTTTACCTAGCTAGCCAACTTGGCCTGAGAAAAGATGTTGGCCGTGTAATGTTATACTTTCTTGGATGCTATGGAGGTGTCTCTGGTCTTCGTGTTGCCAAAGATATCGCTGAGAACAATCCAGGAAGCCGTGTTCTGTTAACAACATCAGAGACTACCATACTCGGTTACCGTCCACCTAACATGTCACGACCCTATGATCTTGTGGGTGCTGCACTTTTCGGCGATGGTGCAGCAGCAGTAATCATAGGGACTGATCCATTGAGTGACATAGAATCTCCATTCATGGAGTTGACCTATGCAGTGCAACAGTTCTTGCCAGGGACACACAATGTAATTAACGGTCGCTTATCTGAAGAAGGCATAAATTTCAAACTAGGAAGGGATCTGCCTCAAAAGATTGAAGAAAACATTGAGGAGTTCTGCAAAATGCTTATGGAGAAAGCAGATTTGAAGGATTATAATGATTTGTTCTGGGCTGTTCATCCAGGAGGTCCAGCAATACTAAACCGACTAGAGAGTAATCTTAATTTGAAACCTGAGAAGTTGCAATGCAGTAGGAAGGCATTGATGGATTATGGGAATGTGAGTAGCAACACCATCATCTACGTTATGAGTTACATGAGGGAGGAGCTCAAGCGTAGAGATGATGGGGAAGAGTGGGGGCTTGTCTTGGCGTTTGGGCCTGGAATTACCTTTGAAGGCATCCTCGTTCGTAGTCTGCAATGA